DNA sequence from the Streptomyces sp. NBC_01497 genome:
TGGCGCTGGTGCTGACGTACGCCGCGCCCAACACGCTCGTACGGCTGTCGCTCATCAGCTACGAGGGGATGGCGCAGCTCCTGCCGATGGTGCTGCTGGGTCTGGTGTGGCGGCGGCTCACGCTCGCCGCGGGGCTGAGCGGGCTGGTCGTCGGGGTGGGTCTGGTCTGCGGGCTTGTCTTCGGCGGGCACGACCCCGTGTGGGGTGTGAACGCGGGGATCGTCGCGCTGGTCGCCAACCTGCTGGTCGCGCTGGCCGTCACGTACGCCGGGATCGGCGCGGTGTCCGCGCGGGCGGACACCCGGCCCGATCACGAGGTGCTGGCCGGCGACGGGCTGCGCGACGAGGCCGCCTCCGTCTGAACGCCGGGCCCCTCCCCACGCGGGACCGCGAGGAGGAGGTGCCACGTTGAGGGGGCGGCCTCCACGGCCACCGCCCTTCGCACGGGAAGGGTCTTCCTTCCCTCGGGAAGGGGCCTTCCCCGTTCTCGCAGGACGGGAAAGGCCCCTCTTCGCGCCGGTCTAGGAGGGTGACGGCGACGTGCCCTTGTGGCCTCGCAGCACCAGCACCAGGAGCGCGCCGAGGACGGCCACCCCGGCCATCACCAGGATGGCGGTGTCCATACCGCGCGCTGTCGTACCGGCCGAGGTGACCAGGGCCAGCGTCAGCGCGACGCCCGCGGACGAGCCGATGTAGCGGGCCGTGTTGTTCGCGCCCGAACCCATCGCGGTGCGCTCGGCGGGCACCGATTCGACGGACAGCCTCGGCAGTGCCGCGTTCAGCAGGCCACTGCCGAGTCCCGCGACGAACACGCCGGGCAGCAGCCGCGCCTCGGACGCCGCGCCGACCGCGCCCAGCATGCTCAGCACGCCGACGGCGTGCAGTACGAAGCCGGCCGCCATCTGGTGCCGTACGGCGAAGCGCGCGTGCAGCCGCTTGGCCTCGTACGCGACGACCGCTGCCGTCCCGGCCCACAGCAGCACGATCCACGCGGTCTGGTACACGGAGAGGTGCAGGACGCCCTCGACGACGACGGGCAGGTAGCTGAAGAACCCGATCACGGCGAGCCCGGTGAACAGTGCCCCGAGCACGGACGACTGGAACGTCGCGTGCTTCAGCAGCCCGAGGTCGATCAGCGGGGCCGCGGTGCGCCGTTCGATCAGGCCGAACACGCCGAGCAGCACGACCGTGGCGGCGAGCAGGAGCAGCACGGGGGCGCTCAGCCAGCCGTTGCGGCCCAGGGTGAGCGCGGTCAGCAGCGCGGTGAAGGCGAGCCCGAGTGCCGCCGCGCCGGGCAGGTCGGGCCGCGCGCGGCGGGGGGCGCGCGACTCGGACAGGACGCGGGAGGCGTAGGCGCCGGAGGCCAGCGCCGCCGCGCCGAGCACCCCGTACAGCACGCGCCAGCCGAAGCCGTTCAGTGAGGCGGCGAGCAGCGGGCCGAGGGCGATGCCGCCGCTGACGGCGGCGCCCCAGGCCCCGGTGGCCTTGAGCCGAGCGGGGCCCGCGGGGAACGCGTGGGCTATCAGACCGAGGCTGGTGGCGAGGATCGCGGCGCTCGCCGCGCCCTGCGCGACGCGGGTCAGCGTGAACAGCAGGGTGTCGTCCGTCAGGGCGCTGAGGCCCGTGGTGACGGCGAGAGCGAGAGTTCCGATGAGGAACAGCCGGCGCCGGCCGAAGTCGTCGGCGAGACCGCCGATCACGAGGAGCAGGGCCGCGAGTCCGAGCGGGGTGCCGTTGAGCAGCCAGGCCTGGGCGGAGAGCGAGGTGTGGAACGTCGCGGACAGCGTGGGGACGGTCAGCAGCGGCGCCGTGTAGCCCATCAGCGCCACGAGGGTGGCGGCGAGCGTGGCGATGAGCGTGCCGCGCGCGTTCGGCGAGATGCCCGGATGGGCTGTCACCACGGCCTCGTCAAGGAGCGGGTGCGCCTTCGCGCTCGCCGGGGTGGCGGGCTGCGCCGAGGCGTCGGCCGGGTCGAGTGGTCGGGGCATGGCCCTGTCTCCGTCGTGAGTTCGATGAATGAACCTTCGAGGAAATTGACGGTAGCACGCTAAGTTCAATGATTGAACTCGCGAGGGTAGGGTGGGTTCATGGCTCTTGGTAAGGACTACGCGAAGCAGCAGTGCTCGATCGCTCGCGCGCTGGAGGTCGTCGGTGAGCGCTGGACGCTCCTCGTCGTGCGGGACGCCTTCTACGGCATCACCCGGTACAACGACTTCCTCGTCCACCTCGGCATTCCGCGCGCCGTACTGGCCTCCCGGCTCCAGACGCTGGAACGGGCCGGTGTGCTGCGCAAGCACCGCTACCAGGAGTCGCCGCCCCGGGACGAGTACGTGCTGACCGAGGGAGGCATCGCGCTGTGGCCGACGCTGCTGTCGCTCGGGCAGTGGGCGAACGGGCACGTGGACGGCGCCGAGCCGCTGCGGGCCTTCGTCCACGCGGACTGCGGTGCCGAGCTCGGCGGCTACGGACAGTGCCCGGCGTGCGGCGATGTCGTACCGGTGAGTGACGTCGTGCTGATGCCCTGCGAGCGGCTCGACAAGAACCCCGACAACCCGGTGAGCAGGGCGTTGCTGCGTCCCCACCGGCTCCTGACGCCGCTCGACATCAATCACACGCCTGTTCGTGTATAACGTTGAGCAAGGGGGGAGAATGAGTGTGCGGACCGGCTGGGCGTTGGGGCCGGGGTCCGCAGGGGAGTGCCGGACGCTGAGATGAGGCGCCGGCGGAGCAGCGGGAAGGGGGAGTCGACCATGGTGCGCGAGCTGGTGAGGCCTGTGCCTGACGTGGGTGCCGTAGTGCCTGCCGACGCGCGTGTGCGGGCGCTCGCGCCTGCGCGTACGTGGGTCCGGCGGAGCGCGCCCTCGCGCGGGCTCTGGGCCGCCGTACTGCTGACCCTGGTGCTCGCCCAGATACTGCTCTCGTCCCCGGGTTTCCTCCTCCCGTCCGCGGTGGCCGTTGCCGCGACCGCCGCCGCCTGCGCCGCGCTCGCCCTGTTCGTCGTCGTCGCCGCCCGTACGGCACCCCCGGTGCCGCGCACCCGCGTCCGTACGGCGATACGCGACCGCGAGATACGCACGGCCTTCCTGCCCCAACGGGACCCCGACGCCAGGGGGCGGACGCGCCCCAGGGCACCGGGTCGCGGCCTTCCGACGGCCGCGTAGTCCCGGCGCGTTCAGCGGGTTCCAGGTTCTCCGACGTTCCACCACGGTCCCTCCCGGGCCGGCAGCGCGT
Encoded proteins:
- a CDS encoding MFS transporter; amino-acid sequence: MPRPLDPADASAQPATPASAKAHPLLDEAVVTAHPGISPNARGTLIATLAATLVALMGYTAPLLTVPTLSATFHTSLSAQAWLLNGTPLGLAALLLVIGGLADDFGRRRLFLIGTLALAVTTGLSALTDDTLLFTLTRVAQGAASAAILATSLGLIAHAFPAGPARLKATGAWGAAVSGGIALGPLLAASLNGFGWRVLYGVLGAAALASGAYASRVLSESRAPRRARPDLPGAAALGLAFTALLTALTLGRNGWLSAPVLLLLAATVVLLGVFGLIERRTAAPLIDLGLLKHATFQSSVLGALFTGLAVIGFFSYLPVVVEGVLHLSVYQTAWIVLLWAGTAAVVAYEAKRLHARFAVRHQMAAGFVLHAVGVLSMLGAVGAASEARLLPGVFVAGLGSGLLNAALPRLSVESVPAERTAMGSGANNTARYIGSSAGVALTLALVTSAGTTARGMDTAILVMAGVAVLGALLVLVLRGHKGTSPSPS
- a CDS encoding winged helix-turn-helix transcriptional regulator — translated: MALGKDYAKQQCSIARALEVVGERWTLLVVRDAFYGITRYNDFLVHLGIPRAVLASRLQTLERAGVLRKHRYQESPPRDEYVLTEGGIALWPTLLSLGQWANGHVDGAEPLRAFVHADCGAELGGYGQCPACGDVVPVSDVVLMPCERLDKNPDNPVSRALLRPHRLLTPLDINHTPVRV
- a CDS encoding DUF6412 domain-containing protein, whose amino-acid sequence is MRALAPARTWVRRSAPSRGLWAAVLLTLVLAQILLSSPGFLLPSAVAVAATAAACAALALFVVVAARTAPPVPRTRVRTAIRDREIRTAFLPQRDPDARGRTRPRAPGRGLPTAA